From the genome of Carassius carassius chromosome 49, fCarCar2.1, whole genome shotgun sequence:
CACAAGCGACTTGCCAGTCGAGTTGCATCACCACAGGCAGGAAATCCAAAGCAAGAAGCGGAATAAATGTCCCAGTGCCTTCAATGAAAAAAACTCACAGCAGCCATTTTAGTTCCAGTGTAACAACAAAATCCAAACTTCCGGTGTGCGCGCGTGCTGGAGGCGGAACCAAAGAAGTGCAGCGCGGAGCCGCTCAAAAACGGCATTTCTGTTCGTGATATATcgcacaagacaaaacaaaacaaaatttcacTATGATAATCAGATTTTCCGCCAGAATACCTTAGTTAATACAGATAacatttaaagttaaagttaacaTTTAAACACATGGCCTACATATGCAACACACTTGAGACAAACATGAAACTCATACAACTCATGAAGTTCATTCAGTGTTTCCACAGCAAACAAACATTTGGGCAGTGTGCTTCATTATTTCAGTAACTCCAACCTCCTGTAATCCAATCACAGAGTGAACCTTAAAAAAAAGATGAAGACgtcaaaacatttttacaaaaaaagcaaaCAGGACTTCTGACACATATTGCTTCTTTTTGACAATTTATCTATAACTACTCACAGCGATAGTTTGCTGATGTGACCTCTCAGAGCACAACCAAAATGACAGAATACattcatacaaaataaaatatcctTAGAAACCCCAGAGGGGTCAGTCAAATATGAATCTCTTATAAAGAGAACAGATCATTCAAAATACCTAGCTGATTTCTTAAAacaatgttaaagtttttttttttttttaagattctaaAAATAGAGAGGATTCTCTGAGTGACCACCAGGTGGCACCACAGTCTAATCTGAAATCAAGACAGCTGGGTAAATTCCCACTTTCCCCTGACTATTCTTTCAGTTTATGCATGGACCCTAAATACTATAATAGCACAAGAAAACAACCTCTAAACACTACAGAAATTAAAACCAAaggttttaaatatttgtaacaagcaaataattgtctttaaaaaataaatacggaAATAGTTACCATGTGGTAACAAAGgctttggtaaaataattaaaataatgtaaaataatttacagtaaaaatatagtTAAGTGCAGTGTTAATCTtagaaatacaattttaaatgtggTTATAATACTGAAAATATTCTATTTGTATCGTTTTTATTGGAAGTTACCATATAGGAATGTAGAATACAAATAAGGAATAGGaagcataaagacaaaaaaagaaatatgatcaTCAGAAACTAAGAGGCAAGAGGAGATTTATAGTGGAGGAGAATAAATAAAACCGCGCCAGAAAGGGCCTAGAAATACAAAGGCAACCTCTTATGTTCTAGCTTAAACAGAATTGTTTTGcaatatatttgtgtatgtattttgTCTTTCAAATATAAGCAAAATATTGTTATGTGATTAAGAAGGCTTGTATTGGTACAGTAACACATTACTTGTACTTACTATAGTTATaatagtaaattatgcataataacaaccaatcctaaaccaaaccctaacacTAAACGTGACCTTATAGTAAGTACTTAAATGTGTAATTAGATTGTTACAATGTCACTTTAAATTAAAGGGTAACCCTTTTATCTTTTCAGTTTTCCAGCAAACAATTTATAATTCTGACAAGAgcgacaacttttttttttttttttgctgttggtGAACCagtaaatgaaattaaaagaatCTCACAGTTTTTtaggaaaaatatttttattaattcattccctAAAAGGAAAATGTGCACATCACTCAAAACAAAAGCACTCAGAAATCTTCTAAACTGATGCGAAGATTTACTAACAAACAGTATTGCATAAACCACTTGAATGTCACACAACACAGCAACTGAAGACAACCGAATCGAACTAATCTTATAAGAAGTGGGGGGCGGGTAATAAGACAAGCCTTGTATAAACATAAGAGAAAAAGAATAAGACTTCAATAACACTAACATAATCAAGTTAACATTTAAACACATGGCCTACATATGCAACACACTTGAGACAAACATGAAACTCATACAACTCATGAAGTTCATTCAGTGTTTCCACAGCAAACAAACATTTGGGCAGTGTGCTTCATTATTTCAGTAACTCCAACCTCCTGTAAGCCAATCACAGAGTGAACCTTAAAAAAAAGATGAAGACgtcaaaacatttttacaaaaaaagcaaaCAGGACTTCTGACACATATTGCTTCTTTTTGACAATTTATCTATAACTACTCACAGCGATAGTTTGCTGATGTGACCTCTCAGAGCACAACCAAAATGACAGAATACattcatacaaaataaaatatcctTAGAAACCCCAGAGGGGTCAGTCAAATATGAATCTCTTATAAAGAGAACAGATCATTCAAAATACCTAGCTGATTTCTCAAAacaatgttaaagttttttttttttttttaagattctaaAAATAGAGAGGATTCTCTGAGTGACCACCAGGTGGCACCACAGTCTAATCTGAAATCAAGACAGCTGGGTAAATTCCCACTTTCCCCTGACTATTCTTTCAGTTTATGCATGGACCCTAAATACTATAATAGCACAAGAAAACAACCTCTAAACACTACAGAAATTAAAACCAAaggttttaaatatttgtaacaagcaaataattgtctttaaaaaataaatacggaAATAGTTACCATGTGGTAACAAAGGCTTTGGTTGAGCATTTCTCTCTTTCCAATATTAATCCCAGCACAGAGTTAAGCCTAAATCAAAGTTAGGCCTGTGCTTAACATTTGTGCATTTGTGAAACTTTAATGTCCAAACTGCTATTTTCTTAATCATAACCCGTGAAATGTTGTGATGGTGGAAAAAGCACGTATGAAATGTCAGAACACAGTTTTAAGAGTGAAATAACAAGACATGTAAACTTCCACTAAAGCATCATCCAAGTCTATTAAGCACCCAAAATGATCAAGTGTAGGGAGTAAACAGCAATATGAagattaacatatatatatgaatgaaaaaaaaaaaagtctttgtaaAGTTTTAAAAACACCTCATTCTGCATAGAAACACTTTGGACACGTCTGCAAAAAGTCCAGTACTTTTGCTGAGAATTCAGATGTCACCTTTTAGAGCAAGGGGACTTTAAACTCATTAGCACAGTGTTGTGCGTTTCTATTCCGTTTGAACTTCGAGCCTCCATGAGATTCTGCTTGGAGCTGCGATCTTCTGTTTGGTCTTTGAGGGACTCTGTTGTCCCAGAGAAGCACTCATTCCACTGGGTTGTTGCCAGCTTTGACCCCAGCCCGCCCGATCTGGAGCCACGGCAGCTTGGCGCAGTTTTTGAAGAGCTGCTCGATGGCTATGTGCCGTACGTGAAGCTCTGATGAAAGAGAGTCCTTCTCCTGCACAGCTACAGACAGCTCCTCAAACACATctgagacacaaacacagagtATGTGCGTTAGTacacaaaaataatgataaaCCTACATAAGAAACGGGAGCTCAACATGAAGATGGCCAGCTGGCCAAAGCATAGATCTGTTGCTTGCCCTATATcttacattttgacatttacatGTACCTGCATTTTTATACCTCACAAACTTGGTGAAATGTCCCTTTTAAGTTTGAAGATGAGACTCACTTTGTATCTGTAGCAGTAGCTGCTCGTTCAGCTGATGAAGCTCCTCCACACTCATCCTCACCACTGAAagagaaaagcaaacaaaatgttaTAAAGTGGGTATGAAAATCATTCTCTAGCCATCCTTTTCAATAAAGTGAAAACTGACAAACACATCTCCTTTCACAGTTGAAAGCAAATGCCTTCATAACAGTCCTTAAGACCCTGATGACACATCTGTTTTTAACAGAAGCCATTTCACTGGGTGAGATAAAGAGCTGTGAGAGAAATCAAAGTCTAGATTGTGACCTCAAACCTTTATTGGTGCTTTGTGGAATATATTGATGGGAAAGATGCTGAGATACAAAGCCCTAATGGTGGGGATATTGATTTCTGTCCTTCACTTTGTCTAAGATATTTCTGTGGGAATTACACcgagataataaaataaaaatcaaagcaaataccaccattcaaaagttagggGGCAGTcggatttatttcatgtttttgaaagaagtctcttatgctcaccaaggctccatTCACTGTatttcaaaagtacagtaaaaaccataatattgtggaatattattacaacttataatagttttatattttaatgtattgaatgtaatttattcctgtcacacaaagctgaattttcaacagctgttactccagtcgtcagtgtcacatgacgcTTCAGAATGCGTTCTAATATGACGAttgatttaatgctcaagatatacttttgtattattattaatattaaacaccatttattttttgttgatttcaggattcttaaatgaatagaaagaaaaacattttgatcattataaaagtctttacggTCCCGTTGAATCATTTGAAtgcctccttgctgaataaaaacaaatttctagaaaaaaagataagatgaccccacacttttgaagGCTAATGTAGATCATGAATACTCACGCTCTTCTCGCCTGTGTCCTGTGTGTCTCCTCTGCTCTCGGTTCTGCTGTTCTTGTGGGTGGTGTCTCTCTCCAGCCCACAGTCCCTGGCGTGAGCCCTGCAGCAGGCCGAGACCAAGCTCCTCTGCAGAATGGCAGTCCAGCATGGTTTTCCCATACTCTGACTCCACCATCGACGCCTCCTCTGCCCACCGTGGGGCGTAACGGGGAACTTGGGCATCGGACTGAGGCACGAGCTTCCTTCCGCCCTGCTGAGTGTGACACAGAATCTGTTTGGCCCCCCAGCGTCCAGGTGTCTCAGCGGTTACAGAGTCTCTGTTCTGGGCGTATTGTAAGATGCGGTTGATTCGCTGGCTCAGAGCCCGCTTCACGCCCTCATACCTGCTGTGGGAGGCCTTGGCGCGGGAGAGCTTCTGGTTGGCGATGAGATGGTACTTTTCAAAGCAGTCTCTATGCCCACGTAGAGATTTGGAGTGCAGCAGGGTGGCACTGGATACACCTGATATAAAACACAAAGGAGTAGACATTTTGATATTTGCAATTCACTGTTTGCTGTGAGCCAGAAGTACAATCAAAtacaaggtcaaaggtcaagtaGCAAATGGTCTTGTTTTTATTCTTTCTGATATTGCATATgacttttttaatgaaaagacatCTTTATGATCATGACAGAGGTGAAACAAATACACAGAAGACATAAATAATGTCTAAGTACAACAACAAAACTATGTAGATTCGACTGAGTGGCCTAAATAAATCTATCATCTAAAAgattacataaaatatacattacatttCCAAATCTCAACTTTATTTCAAGCGAAAACTCTTAACATCTTCTAGAATATGAAAAATGAGGAAAGCTCAGACACTGCTCAAATTTTTAAAGATTCGTGTGAAACAAGTGAAAGCAAAGAAATAAGTGGAAGACTCTTCATACTGTTATTAGGGGAGAGTGAGTGTGCCACATTTTACTTCATCCTTTAGGCAAGGACAAATGAGGCCGGTAAAATTAATATACCTAAATATATTTCAGGACGTCTGCTATTAAGTAAAATGAGAAGGACACAGCTTAGCCCTAATGTGGGGCATGTTGAGGGGTAAGGTGAATTATAGCGTAATATGTGAAAGACCTGcatctttaataaaaatatgacaataaatgagaaacattaaatttaataatGCAGATTCCCATTATTACTTTGCTGTGCATTAGTCACATTTTCATAATCTAGCCagtaaaaagtttaaaatgtagaatattttaatatagtgaaataattgaacattttataatattcatcATCACTCTAACTATTAGTGGAACCACTGACACAGCTTAAGACCGACAAATCAGTCATTTtattcccctttttttttttcttttttttttttaagtctgataATCAgccaattaatttacatttacatattttatatactttgtttgaggtctgtaagatttttttaatttgataaaaaaataattttcttaggACAGCGATATTGTGaaaaatgattacaatttaaaacaactgttctctatttcagtatattttgaATTGTcccttattcctgtgatggcaaaacaacATTTTCCacaaccattactccagtgttacatgatcctttgaaatcattctaatacgctgatatagcattgttattattaacgtcacagttgtgctgcttaaagttttttttcctctcaggattctttgagaagaaaattcaaaagaacaacatttatttgaaacaatattCTGTAATATCATTTTAGTGACCCCAAACTTTAGTGCtttgacaaaatacattttaccTGCAATAAGTGAATTAATgtataaaacatacttttaaatgcttaaaatggTCAAAAATGTGATTATTCAGTGTTATATCATGGGCCGTTTCCAAATATAGTCTATATAAATACATAGTGACCCATCTTAACCCCTACAAATTTAATCTGATCCAAAATCAGCTTTCCATCCTTAACTGGACCTTCAACCCTGAACAATATTGTAAACCTGAACTCTGACAAGCTTTAAACAGTTGCCAGTATAAATTACTCGATCTCTGAGCAAATCAGCACATGAAAACATCACTTCCTGTCTTGGGTCCTTATCGAGCAGAGTAAATCACATCTCTGCCTGTAACTCAAAGTAGGCCAagaacaaataaaacacacagacacagaccgaGTGCAGCTGGGCGCCTCTGTGTGTTGGTTTTGTGTTAGGGTGTGCCTTTTATGTCAGATCTCAATTTTGTTCAAACATGTTTTAAGTTCAAATCATGACACACAGCAGCAGCCAGcactgttgagagagagagagagacagacagaccgacagacagacagagacacttATTTGCCTCTTAAAAGGAAAAgctgaaaattctgccattatttacaattcaattcaattgttcCAAACTTTCTAACtaactttcttcagtgaaaaaataaattgGGGTTCAACATTAAGGATTGCCTTAGCAAAAAGAGTGAGGTGATAAAGACGATGGTGGAAGATTTTGTTTCGTAATGCAAAAGCGCCTGTTTGccaatattttagattttgaaaagcctgttgaccatttattatgtttaagatttgtatcttatttatttggttccacTGTGTTTGCAGATTTATTCGTTACTTGAactttgtgtaattaattaattttattttacatcaagGTGTATGCCGTGCCTCAGAGGTTTCTTATTCTTTTCTGCTAATAAACAAggtttcttattaaaaaaaatgaaaacaataaatatttaaactttgtgtaaGTTATTTGTTAgtttatattaggcctatagcatggtgtattttttatttgttttgttaataaaagttctgTGTTTAATAAGTGAGTTTGTCATTGTACTGTTTTGTCCAAATGTTGCATGTGCTAATGGAGCGAACAGCAATCAAAATCATGCAACAGAATtgaagaaccactgctttattcttttaaatggatacattaatagtgtttaatatatatatatatatatatatatatatatatatatatatatatatatatatatatatatatatatatatatatatatatatacatactttttATTGAATTAGAAATCAGTTTACCAAATAAtaaacttgactgactgcttcacttccactttaaagggatatttgtgttgtttatttttatttatactatttataaataACTTTTGTACAATTACTTGTCAGTTTAGTTTGTGGCAAAACCTTCTGCAGTGTTTACATTATGTTTATTACtgcataaaattaattaaaatagatgCTTAATTTCATAAAGTTGATTTCAAAAAgcactagggatatgccggtatcaaattttcctgttgcgattaattgctcatgcttttatcacggtaaacggtattatcacggtattgaaatttagtttttaaaaaagtgctcataatacagtttaacaggttaaaaaactgtttctcttataacaaaaataactgaacatttaaatacaataaagcaacacagaaaaataaagttaaaagttttgcaccgattaaagtgcaaaagaactataaagacccataggtatcatcaaaaaatcaaaacactttcaaacaatttctatgtcatgttgtagtccagattacaATAGCCTATTAAGatttaatacttaagtatttggcactgtgatgaacatcatagcaaatacacaaatctgattggctatttaaaattattaaatatgttttagaaagtagggcagctggtttatttgtggtgtttcaagggtaaggactgcattttctgcagtttagcgccatctgctgtcagagcgtgaatgtgctttcattcagtgcgTCTCTCactgttcctccatgtgcttctcttacatgcttgtttacatcagagcgcacagagtctttcaagcagcatacagcagtgttgtgcattttgaccagttgatgggaatagtattcttaaaatgcattccatatctgaataatttgtaatatataattattcacagtatttcaaagtgcccacgataacaatattgtgcatattcattaccgtgatataacgcattaccgaataccggcacctGTGAACCCAAACTCGTGTCTCATTTCGTGGGATAAGGATCTCCTCACACCCCTATGATTTGCTGTATTGTGTAGAAAACCATACaagtttagaacgacatgagggcgagtaaatgactGATTTTCATTTGCGAATGAACTTTCCTCTTCAAGAACACACCGATATGAAGCAGCATTAAACAGAGGATTAGTCAGCACTGGTGGTTTTATTTTCCTTCAAATAGCTTCAAGGTTATTGTGAAATGAGAAGCCCTCACCACATACACAGCTTGTTTCCAGTAACATCTGCACACAATGTACCACTAAACTCAAAACTTTGGGTATCTGATTGAGCTTGACTCAATGTGCTTTTCTTAACCGAAGCAGCTCACAGCTGAGAAAAGGCAAAAGCCAAATTCATTCACTGTCTTACGATAAACCAATTTCCTGCACTTTACAGCAAAGTCTGAATAACAGGAAAGCACACTGTAGAGTGCGATTATAAATAGAGGTACTGAAGGTTAgaacagcacacgcacacacaagacTGTCTCTGACAGTGAAATGTGTGCACAAAGAGTTCGGAGCACTTTAACTACACTTTTCTGAATGTAATGCCTCCAAGGATTACCATAAACCAATATGACCCATAAATCAAATAATCACTCTGGGATACCAAGAGCCAAACAAATGTAAAACCCTGAAAAAGGGTGTGACTTATAAATAGAGAGATTTTAAATGCAACTTTCTCACATTTCATTTTCTCTGTCATCATTGGACTGTTTCAAGCCTCCATTATAAAAAAGATTTTGAGCCAGACCAAGCTAGTCAAAACATGAAATCTGTGTCAGCTTGCAAATAACTGATTTGCATTTCTAGCTCATGTCTGAAAGCAGAAGAAGCACTGTTCTCAAACACTGCAGTGATGAAATACTCAATGGGGCTTGTGTAACTCAGGCCTCAGCAACAAGCACGTGGCTCTTGATAAGAACAACAAGAATAGAGATTGAAATGAGAAAAGAAATGTAATCCATGTTCTACTGTGGTGAAAACAGCACCACAGAGATTGGGTGTACGTGGAAGTCGCTGTCATGGACATGGTAATCTTATCAAGTGCAATCTATGTCATTTGACTTTCCTTCCATTAAATCGTcattgaaaactacatggtatgcatgttggaacaaaactctgcagggctccggccctgaattgagtttgacacccctagCGTAGCCTATGTACAATTCGCTAAGGGCAGAAACTATAGCAATGAAGGGCTGttaatcaaaaaattaaaaaatgaggagtgggtggatttttatcattgtagggtggttgtgctcacactgccaacacacatttatgtccaaacacGTTAGAgtggattttgcataataggtgccctttaaaacAACTATTTGTGCTGCATCTGCTTTTGTGTCCTTACATGCAGTAAGGACACTGGATCCTTGACacacttcagtgtgtgtgtgtttggatataCTGGGAATGAGAACGTGGGGTAAAAGAAGGACCGCTATGCCCAAAACAGCACGTCATGGTTAAAACAGAAGACATGCTTTAAATGTCACCCACAGCAAATAAATATAGCTGTCCATATAAACCCACTCATACAGAAAAAATCAACCAGAACTGATCAGAACAGAGTTAAAAAATATCCCTTGGATTAGGATTCAAATGCTCTTCCAGGCTCAAGCAGAAAAATTTAAAGTAGGGCCTTGTAATTTCACGATGCAAAAACGCAGACAGAAACACTGAATTGAGTCATGAATATGTTGTTTACAGTTTgacattttggatgaataaatcaaaatggctGCTATTTAATATGAAATCTGCAtgttctctgtgtctctgtgtgaacgaGCCCTGCAATACTCAAGCATGCATGACGCTTGCGGTGTTTTCAGTAACTGCTGTCTCACTATAACGTGGACATAAAGTTTTCACTGTTACATTAAAAGATGTATTTGATTACCACTTTATTTTTCTGATAATTaattagtaggggtgtaacggtacgtgtattcgtaccggaccttTTCGATTAGGGGTGTGCACAGATAGTCGAactttcgaatattcgttctgctctaattattcgataaataaaaatgatattcgaatttcgctatatttttgcttgccataaaaaaagattataaaaaaaaaagtccacaataaaacctaattcggtcactttctgtgattctccacggcatatttgaagatgtatgcaagcaaaaaataattaatgaatgaataagaactgcggtcttctacagtacttcaaatatgccgtggagaatcacagaaagtgaccgaattcaagaacattgttgcggcgtctctcaagcaacgaataaacaccgctaacttggagaatgcagtgaaaactcctcttctcgcgtccgccctagaccctcggcacaaacatctcaggtttctcgatgaaaacatgagagaagtaagaaaaaaaacttttttgaacattatcagaacattttccttgatgcgagtggtgcggatgcagccgtcaccaacgatgaagaggatgcaatgcccactcgtcagaaaaggctgagccagttcttcagcgatgattacagagagtccagccgaggcgagtgggaacagttcatatattccaccagatgaggatcccattcagtggtgaaacgaaaacacgaagcgcttcacaaaactt
Proteins encoded in this window:
- the LOC132132194 gene encoding protein EURL homolog, which codes for MEEEEHFVNIDLNDDNICSICKLETDTGTLSFCHVCFELSIEGVSSATLLHSKSLRGHRDCFEKYHLIANQKLSRAKASHSRYEGVKRALSQRINRILQYAQNRDSVTAETPGRWGAKQILCHTQQGGRKLVPQSDAQVPRYAPRWAEEASMVESEYGKTMLDCHSAEELGLGLLQGSRQGLWAGERHHPQEQQNREQRRHTGHRREELVRMSVEELHQLNEQLLLQIQNVFEELSVAVQEKDSLSSELHVRHIAIEQLFKNCAKLPWLQIGRAGVKAGNNPVE